One window of Biomphalaria glabrata chromosome 6, xgBioGlab47.1, whole genome shotgun sequence genomic DNA carries:
- the LOC129926869 gene encoding histidine-rich glycoprotein-like: protein MDNTCIAPDSTTRPTEYGQHMHRTRPHHSHTCVWTTHAQHQTPPLAHLCMDNTSTHKTPPLAHMCMHNTCTAPDPTTRTPVYEQHMHAQDPTTRTPVYGQHMHAQDPTTRTPVYGQHMHSTRPHHSHTCVWTTHAQHQTPSLAHLCMDNTSTHKTHHSHTCVWTTHARTRPHHSHN, encoded by the coding sequence ATGGACAACACATGCATCGCACCAGACTCTACCACTCGTCCAACTGAATATGGACAACACATGCATCGCACCAGACCGCACCACTCGCACACCTGTGTATGGACAACACATGCACAGCACCAGACCCCACCACTCGCACACCTGTGTATGGACAACACAAGCACGCACAAGACCCCACCACTCGCACACATGTGTATGCACAACACATGCACAGCACCAGACCCCACCACTCGCACACCTGTGTATGAACAACACATGCACGCACAAGACCCCACCACTCGCACACCTGTGTATGGACAACACATGCACGCACAAGACCCCACCACTCGCACACCTGTGTATGGACAACACATGCACAGCACCAGACCCCACCACTCGCACACCTGTGTATGGACAACACATGCACAGCACCAGACCCCATCACTCGCACACCTGTGTATGGACAACACAAGCACGCACAAGACCCACCACTCGCACACCTGTGTATGGACAACACATGCACGCACAAGACCCCACCACTCGCACAACTGA